Proteins co-encoded in one Flavivirga eckloniae genomic window:
- a CDS encoding glycoside hydrolase family 9 protein, with amino-acid sequence MKNFIIHGIAILLCLYSTTNFAQKNYGEALQKSLFFYEAQQSGPLPAWNRVSWRGDSALTDGSDVGLDLTGGWYDAGDHVKFGLPMAFSVTSLAWGGIAYKDAYIRSGQMDILKRNLRFVTDYFLKCHTAPNEFYGQLGNGGIDHAFWGSPEVMVMSRPSHKIDAANPGSELAAETAAALAAASMLFKDSDPTYSATLITHAKQLYNFADTHRGVYSESITDAAGFYRSFNGYNDELVWGAIWLYRATNETAYLDKAELEYDNLGTEGQSSFKAYKFTTSWDDKGYASYVLLAQLTGKQKYKDDAERFLDFWTSGYNGERVNYSPGGQAHLIQWGSLRYAANTSFLAFIYSDKVATTPANKTKYHDFAVNQVNYALGDNPLNRSFMVGFGNNPANNPHHRSAHGAWGNSLQNKPDLASHILYGALVGGPSQPNDQFVDDRGDFIANEVACDYNSCFTGNLVRMYDEFGGTPLTNFPIAETPTRAEIRSFSKFNSNNAFGSTVRVLTQNRTAWPARVTDKLSYRYFFNISEGVAQGFTINDYNITLNSVQGNSTGEIKLWDAANNIYYMEVSMVGEQISPIGDPQFRRETQINIRVQNGVPYDITNDWSAQGINSSADTESTNIPVYDNGVLVFGNEPGQGSNVNGGVISGGPFSFTVGDGTADNVSGITLSGNVGDSSQWVITDASNNILELPITPDSVNFDTSPPGTCFIWHLSYNGTITGLAVGNNISAVTGDHDFSNSITVIKTPVGGGDCGFGTPIATSLPSINSAFNNIHVLGTGGPNLGNVTTFTINWDLNNNGLYQFSINTNNGTPNWYVDLRSSLTYSYNTPQPDATFSGTGIPGLDGAYWVTLDSGNFVMASKAGGFTLYFSNSAVPPVCTSSAVSVSNKMKNTEVLKLSPNPTPGIVTLTSNKSLQHSIIKVTSLTGRVVLSDKSKNTLNNKTISLEGLKPGIYILEMLNTKTGTITNKKIVKK; translated from the coding sequence ATGAAAAATTTTATTATTCATGGTATAGCTATATTGCTATGCCTTTATTCTACTACTAATTTTGCACAGAAAAATTATGGCGAAGCCTTACAGAAGTCATTGTTTTTTTATGAAGCTCAACAATCTGGGCCACTACCAGCATGGAATCGTGTAAGTTGGAGAGGAGACTCTGCGCTTACAGATGGTTCTGATGTTGGATTAGACCTTACCGGAGGTTGGTACGATGCTGGAGATCATGTTAAATTTGGTCTTCCTATGGCATTTAGTGTCACCTCATTAGCTTGGGGCGGCATTGCTTATAAAGATGCTTACATACGCTCCGGACAAATGGATATTTTAAAGCGGAACCTACGTTTTGTAACCGATTACTTTTTGAAATGCCATACAGCTCCCAACGAATTCTATGGTCAGTTAGGAAACGGCGGTATCGATCATGCCTTTTGGGGATCGCCAGAAGTCATGGTTATGAGTCGTCCTTCCCACAAAATAGACGCTGCCAATCCAGGTTCGGAGCTAGCTGCAGAAACCGCAGCTGCCCTAGCTGCTGCGAGTATGCTTTTTAAAGACTCCGATCCAACCTACAGCGCTACTTTAATAACACATGCCAAGCAACTATATAACTTTGCAGATACCCACAGAGGTGTGTATTCTGAATCTATAACCGATGCTGCCGGATTTTACAGATCGTTTAACGGATATAACGACGAACTAGTTTGGGGAGCCATTTGGTTATACCGTGCCACAAATGAAACCGCTTACCTCGATAAAGCCGAATTGGAATACGATAACCTCGGTACAGAAGGGCAAAGTAGCTTCAAGGCCTATAAGTTTACAACCTCGTGGGACGATAAAGGATATGCTTCCTATGTACTACTAGCCCAGTTAACAGGTAAACAAAAATATAAGGATGATGCAGAACGTTTTCTCGATTTTTGGACTAGCGGTTATAATGGAGAAAGAGTTAATTATAGTCCAGGAGGCCAAGCGCACCTGATACAGTGGGGTTCGCTTCGATATGCTGCCAACACCTCCTTTTTAGCCTTTATTTATAGTGATAAGGTGGCAACAACACCAGCAAACAAAACTAAATACCATGATTTTGCTGTTAACCAAGTTAACTATGCCCTTGGAGATAATCCGTTAAACAGAAGCTTTATGGTGGGCTTTGGTAATAACCCAGCTAACAATCCGCATCACCGTTCGGCTCACGGAGCCTGGGGAAATAGTCTTCAAAATAAACCGGACTTAGCCAGCCATATTCTTTATGGGGCTTTAGTTGGAGGACCAAGTCAACCAAACGATCAGTTTGTAGACGATCGCGGCGATTTTATAGCTAACGAAGTTGCCTGCGACTACAACTCATGTTTTACAGGAAATTTAGTGAGAATGTACGATGAGTTTGGAGGCACGCCTTTAACCAATTTTCCAATTGCAGAAACACCAACAAGAGCAGAGATAAGATCATTCTCTAAATTTAATAGTAACAATGCTTTTGGAAGTACCGTTAGAGTTCTAACACAAAATAGAACAGCATGGCCAGCTCGCGTAACAGATAAGCTTAGCTATAGATATTTCTTCAATATTTCTGAAGGTGTTGCACAAGGTTTCACCATTAACGATTATAATATAACTCTTAACTCGGTTCAAGGAAATAGTACAGGAGAAATTAAACTATGGGATGCCGCAAATAATATCTATTACATGGAAGTTTCTATGGTTGGAGAACAAATATCTCCTATTGGCGATCCGCAATTTAGACGGGAAACGCAAATCAATATTCGTGTTCAAAATGGTGTGCCATACGATATTACAAACGACTGGTCTGCGCAAGGCATAAACAGTAGTGCCGATACAGAAAGTACCAATATTCCAGTATATGATAATGGTGTATTGGTATTTGGTAACGAACCTGGCCAAGGTTCTAATGTAAACGGTGGGGTAATTTCTGGAGGTCCGTTTAGTTTTACCGTAGGAGATGGTACAGCAGATAACGTTTCTGGAATTACTTTATCTGGCAATGTTGGTGATAGCTCCCAGTGGGTCATTACAGATGCTTCCAATAACATATTAGAGTTACCCATAACCCCAGATAGTGTAAATTTTGATACCTCACCACCTGGTACTTGTTTTATTTGGCACCTGAGTTATAATGGAACGATAACCGGACTAGCGGTTGGAAATAATATTTCGGCAGTAACAGGAGATCATGATTTTTCAAACTCAATTACAGTAATAAAAACCCCGGTAGGTGGTGGCGATTGCGGTTTTGGAACTCCAATAGCCACATCATTACCCAGTATAAATAGTGCTTTCAATAATATACATGTTTTAGGAACCGGTGGTCCTAATCTGGGTAATGTTACCACGTTTACAATCAACTGGGATTTAAATAACAATGGCTTGTACCAATTTTCCATAAATACCAATAATGGTACACCTAACTGGTATGTCGATTTAAGAAGCAGTCTTACTTATAGTTATAATACACCACAGCCAGACGCCACATTTTCGGGTACAGGTATCCCTGGTTTAGATGGGGCCTATTGGGTAACCCTAGATTCTGGAAACTTTGTAATGGCATCAAAAGCAGGTGGATTTACATTATACTTTAGTAATTCGGCAGTACCTCCAGTATGTACAAGTTCTGCGGTTAGTGTTTCAAACAAAATGAAAAATACAGAGGTTTTAAAGCTATCCCCTAACCCTACCCCTGGTATTGTAACGCTTACAAGCAATAAAAGCTTACAGCATTCAATAATCAAGGTTACAAGTTTAACAGGAAGAGTTGTTCTTTCAGACAAGAGTAAAAACACTCTAAACAATAAAACTATTAGTCTTGAGGGCTTAAAACCGGGAATTTATATACTGGAAATGCTTAACACAAAAACCGGAACTATAACTAATAAAAAGATTGTTAAAAAGTAA
- a CDS encoding glycoside hydrolase family 48 protein, giving the protein MKKNIKRSKTNTPFWRDILTLIVFALSMAPNTYAQNCTFNTPLPNALPNINTAFQNIYVLGTGGPNLDNITIFTINWDLNNNGLYQFSINTNNGTPNWYVDLRSSLTHSFNTAQPDATFSGTGIAGLDGDYWVTIDAGNFVMVSKTGGFTLYFSALPTAPDCGSTSNVDGGVITGGPFNFTVGDNIDDFATGIGLSGNIGQSSQWIITDGINNILALPTSPDLVNFDTQSPGTALIWHLSYNGTVGGVTVGNNTSAITGDFDLSNSISVTKTDPNGCPNCPPIDNLYIDRFIEIRNEFYDPANGYFSADGSPHHSIETLIVEAPDYGHESTSELYSYWLWLEAMNGRITKNWTPLANVWNAIEQFIIPTNADQPTNSAYNPANPAAYASEFPLPNDYPAPLDFSAPVGEDPVSADLTATYGADVYQMHWLLDNDNFYGYGNRGDGISTPSYINTFQRGEQESVFETIPHPSWENFNWGGPNGFLPLFTIDQNYSRQWRYTSAPDADARAVQAMYWALQYAKEQQTPISVNLLNKATKMGDYLRLAMFDKYFKPLGVQSATSGAGQGYNSAHYLMSWYISWGGAVDTTAPWAFRISSSHCHFGYQNPMAAYALTQVNELKPTSQNGVTDWTESLKRQMEFYTWLQSKEGAIAGGATNSWNGNYSTYPAGKSTFYNMAYDDNPVYHDPGSGTWFGWQAWSMERVAEYYYITNDAMAKALMDKWATWVKSVVQLVGTDDFLIPATLAWTGEPDTWDPVNPGANNNLSVTVTDYGKDLGVAASMAKALIYYAAATEKHATIDAASRDLAKEILDRMWAKYRDTKGLSSPETRSDFTRIFDQTVYVPNGFTGTMANGDQIAPGVSFLDIRSKYQNDPEYNNLLAAYNSGQGYTQNYHRSWAQIEIALANAEYGFFFGGTTPPSTAKVHEKHQQEKQLAQENVIKLSPNPTNDIITLSGSIDLQNSRVKIINLSGRVIKSFTIENAQKEKAISLKGLQSGVYILNVRNTKTGAVLNKKIVKNNF; this is encoded by the coding sequence ATGAAAAAAAATATAAAACGAAGCAAAACAAATACGCCCTTTTGGCGAGATATTTTAACATTGATAGTGTTTGCATTATCAATGGCACCGAACACATATGCGCAAAATTGTACATTCAATACACCACTCCCTAACGCGTTACCAAATATAAACACGGCCTTTCAAAACATTTACGTTTTAGGAACCGGTGGACCAAATTTGGATAACATCACCATTTTTACCATTAATTGGGATTTGAATAACAATGGGTTGTATCAATTCTCAATCAACACAAACAATGGCACACCAAATTGGTATGTCGATTTAAGAAGTAGCTTAACACACAGTTTTAATACTGCACAACCAGATGCCACTTTTTCGGGTACTGGAATTGCTGGTTTAGATGGCGATTATTGGGTAACTATAGATGCTGGAAACTTTGTAATGGTATCTAAAACAGGTGGATTTACCTTGTACTTTAGCGCTTTACCTACAGCACCCGATTGTGGAAGCACCTCGAATGTAGATGGTGGTGTTATAACAGGTGGACCATTTAATTTTACAGTTGGCGATAATATAGACGATTTTGCAACTGGAATTGGTTTATCTGGGAATATAGGCCAAAGCTCACAATGGATAATTACAGATGGGATAAATAACATCTTAGCATTGCCAACCAGCCCAGACCTAGTAAATTTTGATACCCAATCGCCAGGTACAGCATTAATATGGCATTTAAGCTATAATGGTACCGTTGGAGGGGTTACTGTTGGTAATAACACTTCTGCTATAACGGGAGATTTCGATCTTTCAAATTCAATTTCAGTAACAAAAACAGATCCTAATGGATGTCCTAATTGTCCTCCTATAGATAACCTGTATATCGATCGCTTTATTGAAATTAGAAACGAATTTTACGATCCTGCCAATGGTTATTTTAGCGCAGACGGATCACCACACCACTCTATTGAAACCCTTATCGTAGAAGCACCAGATTACGGTCATGAATCTACCAGCGAACTTTATTCGTATTGGTTATGGTTAGAAGCTATGAATGGAAGAATTACAAAAAACTGGACACCTCTGGCCAATGTTTGGAATGCCATAGAACAATTTATTATTCCCACAAATGCAGATCAACCAACCAATTCGGCATACAATCCGGCCAATCCTGCGGCATACGCTAGTGAATTCCCTCTTCCGAATGATTATCCAGCGCCATTAGATTTTTCTGCTCCGGTAGGAGAAGATCCTGTATCAGCCGATTTAACTGCAACTTATGGTGCGGATGTTTATCAAATGCACTGGTTATTAGATAACGATAATTTTTATGGTTATGGTAACAGAGGCGATGGCATTAGTACCCCCTCTTACATCAACACATTTCAAAGAGGAGAGCAAGAATCTGTTTTCGAAACGATTCCACATCCATCCTGGGAAAATTTTAATTGGGGAGGTCCCAATGGTTTCCTGCCTTTATTTACTATAGATCAAAACTATTCACGACAATGGCGATATACCAGTGCTCCAGATGCCGATGCCAGAGCAGTTCAAGCCATGTATTGGGCCTTGCAATATGCCAAAGAGCAACAAACTCCAATTAGTGTTAACCTGCTTAATAAGGCTACTAAAATGGGAGATTATTTGAGACTGGCTATGTTCGATAAGTATTTTAAACCATTGGGTGTGCAAAGTGCGACAAGCGGTGCTGGTCAAGGCTACAACAGTGCACATTATTTAATGTCTTGGTATATTTCCTGGGGTGGCGCCGTAGATACAACTGCACCCTGGGCTTTTAGAATAAGTTCCAGTCATTGTCATTTTGGATACCAAAACCCTATGGCTGCTTATGCATTAACACAAGTAAATGAGCTGAAACCTACCTCCCAAAATGGCGTAACAGATTGGACAGAAAGTTTAAAAAGGCAAATGGAGTTTTATACCTGGTTACAGTCTAAAGAAGGAGCCATAGCTGGCGGAGCTACCAATAGTTGGAATGGTAATTATAGCACATACCCAGCTGGAAAATCAACGTTTTACAATATGGCTTATGATGATAACCCTGTATACCATGACCCCGGAAGTGGCACCTGGTTTGGTTGGCAAGCTTGGTCTATGGAGCGCGTAGCAGAATACTATTATATTACAAATGATGCTATGGCTAAAGCCCTTATGGACAAATGGGCAACCTGGGTTAAAAGTGTTGTTCAATTAGTAGGAACCGACGACTTCTTGATACCTGCTACTTTGGCATGGACAGGAGAACCAGACACTTGGGATCCTGTTAATCCAGGAGCCAATAATAATCTTAGCGTAACCGTAACAGATTACGGAAAAGATTTAGGTGTTGCGGCGTCTATGGCCAAGGCATTGATTTACTATGCGGCTGCTACCGAAAAACATGCCACTATAGATGCAGCATCAAGAGATCTGGCTAAGGAGATACTCGACAGAATGTGGGCAAAATACCGGGATACCAAAGGGTTGTCAAGTCCAGAAACAAGAAGTGATTTTACGAGAATTTTTGATCAAACTGTTTATGTACCGAATGGATTTACTGGTACCATGGCCAACGGCGATCAAATAGCACCTGGTGTTTCGTTTTTAGATATTCGTTCTAAATACCAAAACGATCCAGAGTATAATAATTTGTTAGCAGCTTATAATTCTGGTCAAGGTTATACCCAGAATTACCACAGAAGTTGGGCTCAAATAGAGATTGCTTTAGCTAATGCCGAGTATGGTTTCTTTTTTGGAGGTACGACTCCTCCCAGTACCGCAAAAGTGCATGAAAAGCATCAACAGGAAAAACAGTTAGCTCAAGAAAATGTTATAAAGCTTTCCCCTAACCCAACTAATGATATCATAACGTTATCTGGCAGTATTGATCTCCAAAACTCAAGAGTGAAAATAATAAATCTTAGCGGTAGGGTAATTAAATCCTTTACTATTGAAAACGCTCAAAAAGAGAAGGCAATTAGCCTTAAAGGGCTTCAGTCTGGAGTTTACATTTTAAATGTTCGTAATACCAAAACCGGAGCTGTACTAAACAAAAAGATTGTTAAAAACAATTTCTAA
- a CDS encoding cellulase family glycosylhydrolase, which translates to MKKYILVLLSIIWFNNLIINAQQQNFLSASGNKLFDATGKEVRLTGVNWFGFETSLYSPHGIWNRDTKSVLQQIKDLGFNTIRVPWCNEMLNPGATLNINPYGSDPYTGVSPMNEVEGTLTKPIELLDVVVNWCQENNMKIVLDNHSRAADGYLIEALWYTNGVSEQQWIDDWVFMANRYKNFSAVVGMDLNNEPHGATWGNSNPATDWNKAAERCGNAILAVHPDVLIIVEGVGQFEGDSYWWGGQLKGAGPYPVQLSNPSKLFYSAHEYGPEVAPQDWFEAPSFPNNMPAIWQENFHFLYENNTSPLFIGEFGIKDQNNTIAYTWFTEWMNFMGSIYSWTFWTINPNSGDTGGILKDDWVSVNQWKMDVLSPHFAPLIPNVVGGSTNSPPIASITASVTSGNVPLTVQFDASGSSDIDGDVLTYNWNFGNGQTSTGISPIITYTTAGSYTVTLVVNDGKVDSVPATQTINVEVTGGNNCAFSTPSSNVLPSLNTSYQNIYVLGNGGPNLDNLTGFTINWDLANNGLYQFSINTNNGTPGWYVDLKSSLTASFNTAQPEATLVGSGISGLDGAYWVTVDSGNFVMVSKTGGFTLYFSTTASPPTCSSAIAKTSEKIVSGVSEKMEQINNPSQIMLQVAPNPTHHTIKVFSNASLQHATIRILSLTGRAVIYESITDNQKEKAINVKGLPSGIYFLEVLNAKTGSITNKKFIKK; encoded by the coding sequence ATGAAAAAATATATACTTGTATTATTAAGCATCATATGGTTTAACAACCTTATAATTAATGCGCAACAGCAAAACTTTTTATCTGCTTCAGGAAACAAACTTTTTGACGCTACAGGTAAAGAAGTACGCCTTACCGGCGTGAATTGGTTCGGATTCGAAACATCGCTATATAGTCCACATGGTATTTGGAACAGGGATACAAAAAGTGTTTTGCAACAGATTAAAGACTTGGGATTTAATACGATTAGAGTTCCTTGGTGTAACGAGATGCTAAACCCGGGAGCTACACTAAACATAAATCCATATGGTTCCGATCCGTACACTGGTGTCTCCCCTATGAATGAAGTCGAGGGTACTTTAACCAAGCCTATCGAATTGTTGGATGTTGTGGTGAATTGGTGTCAGGAAAACAATATGAAAATAGTTTTGGACAATCATTCAAGAGCCGCAGATGGCTATTTAATTGAGGCATTGTGGTACACGAATGGGGTTTCCGAACAACAATGGATAGACGACTGGGTTTTTATGGCAAACCGTTATAAAAACTTCTCGGCTGTGGTTGGTATGGATTTAAACAACGAACCACATGGGGCAACCTGGGGCAACAGTAACCCGGCAACAGACTGGAACAAAGCCGCAGAACGGTGTGGTAATGCTATTTTAGCAGTACATCCCGATGTTTTAATTATTGTAGAAGGTGTTGGTCAATTTGAAGGAGATTCTTATTGGTGGGGAGGACAACTTAAAGGAGCTGGTCCCTATCCAGTGCAATTATCCAATCCGAGTAAGTTATTTTATTCAGCTCATGAATACGGTCCAGAAGTGGCTCCACAAGATTGGTTTGAAGCACCAAGCTTTCCAAACAATATGCCAGCGATTTGGCAGGAAAATTTTCATTTTTTATATGAAAATAATACGTCTCCGTTATTTATAGGTGAATTCGGAATTAAAGACCAAAATAATACTATCGCCTATACATGGTTTACCGAATGGATGAACTTTATGGGAAGTATTTATTCCTGGACTTTTTGGACGATAAACCCCAACTCTGGAGATACAGGTGGTATTTTAAAAGATGATTGGGTTAGTGTTAACCAATGGAAAATGGATGTTTTAAGTCCTCATTTCGCACCATTAATACCTAATGTAGTTGGTGGCAGTACAAACTCACCTCCTATTGCTAGCATAACCGCATCTGTTACTTCTGGAAATGTTCCTTTAACGGTGCAGTTTGATGCTTCCGGATCATCGGATATTGATGGCGATGTATTAACGTATAATTGGAATTTTGGAAATGGTCAAACATCAACAGGAATTAGTCCAATAATCACTTATACTACAGCAGGCTCTTATACGGTAACCCTTGTTGTTAATGATGGTAAGGTAGATTCCGTACCTGCAACCCAAACCATAAATGTAGAGGTAACTGGTGGTAATAATTGTGCTTTTAGTACACCATCGTCTAATGTTCTACCTAGTTTAAATACATCGTATCAAAATATTTATGTTTTGGGTAATGGTGGCCCGAATTTAGATAACCTAACAGGTTTTACTATTAATTGGGATTTGGCAAATAATGGTTTGTATCAATTTTCAATTAATACTAACAACGGTACTCCAGGCTGGTACGTAGATTTAAAGAGCAGCTTAACCGCTAGTTTTAATACCGCCCAACCAGAAGCTACTTTAGTGGGTAGTGGAATTTCTGGATTAGATGGCGCATACTGGGTTACAGTAGATTCTGGAAATTTCGTAATGGTTTCAAAAACTGGTGGATTTACATTGTATTTCAGTACAACAGCAAGTCCTCCTACTTGTAGCAGTGCAATAGCTAAAACTTCGGAAAAAATAGTCTCTGGAGTTTCAGAAAAAATGGAGCAAATTAATAATCCATCGCAAATAATGTTACAAGTAGCACCTAACCCAACACATCATACGATTAAAGTATTTAGTAATGCTAGTTTACAACATGCTACAATAAGAATACTAAGTCTTACTGGTAGAGCTGTTATATATGAGAGTATAACCGATAATCAAAAAGAAAAAGCTATAAATGTTAAAGGGCTTCCGTCTGGTATTTATTTCTTAGAAGTTTTAAATGCTAAAACGGGTAGTATAACAAACAAAAAGTTTATAAAAAAGTAA
- a CDS encoding DUF3360 family protein: MNNSNQNSYKKQRKKSSEFEKREDYLKHELSIMKFRRWRVHLPFRDFHVEFEDLVPALAATIGKVVMVTAMVAAFASQFGLSAEFIAENVRYELLIAGGIFVILFSAILNPRANLAGTHGPMIPLIPIIAAAGGHPLALGILIGVFGLLLSITKGGSKLMSLTGVGVRGGLLIYLGAVGLIGQITKLEAWASNANASTVSFIVIGITILIYAYLARIKKRWLAIPLCSAIAGVIAYAMGVNFEFTTEPGLPHMSPLWWWGENTGWQLGWPDFGHYIAVIPFAILAVAMWSPDYLGHRVFQELNYPKKAKDVLMDVDDTMTVASIRQIVGAFLGGGNIASSWGTYMIPAAIAKRPIPGGALLTAILCILASVFGYPMDLAMWEPVLRVALIVGVFLPLLEAGMQMVKEHNDSLSAGTCIFACAFVNPVFGWALTMLLDNLGLIGDRERAKKLTLKERLIIPGAMFIVCIVSLALVGQLPGIPGIF; this comes from the coding sequence ATGAATAATAGCAATCAAAATTCCTACAAAAAACAACGAAAAAAGTCTAGCGAATTCGAAAAGAGAGAAGATTACTTAAAGCACGAATTATCAATCATGAAATTCCGCCGTTGGCGCGTCCATTTACCTTTTAGGGATTTCCATGTAGAATTTGAAGATTTGGTACCAGCCTTGGCTGCAACAATAGGAAAAGTGGTTATGGTAACGGCTATGGTAGCAGCATTTGCTTCACAGTTTGGGCTTTCGGCAGAATTTATAGCAGAGAATGTTAGATACGAATTACTTATAGCGGGCGGGATTTTTGTAATCCTATTTTCTGCAATTTTAAATCCACGTGCTAATTTAGCTGGTACACACGGTCCGATGATACCATTAATTCCAATCATTGCGGCAGCTGGGGGGCATCCGCTGGCATTGGGCATTTTAATTGGTGTTTTCGGACTTCTTTTAAGTATTACCAAAGGAGGCTCTAAACTCATGTCCTTAACCGGAGTGGGGGTACGTGGTGGCTTACTAATCTATCTAGGAGCCGTTGGACTTATAGGGCAAATTACAAAGCTGGAAGCCTGGGCTTCCAATGCTAATGCCAGTACAGTTTCATTTATAGTTATTGGAATTACTATCCTTATTTATGCCTATTTAGCCCGAATTAAAAAAAGGTGGTTAGCCATTCCATTATGTTCGGCAATTGCAGGTGTAATTGCCTATGCCATGGGGGTTAATTTTGAATTTACCACAGAGCCGGGACTACCACACATGAGTCCACTTTGGTGGTGGGGAGAAAACACGGGTTGGCAATTAGGGTGGCCTGATTTCGGACATTATATTGCAGTAATTCCTTTTGCAATTTTAGCTGTTGCCATGTGGTCTCCCGATTATTTAGGACATCGTGTTTTTCAAGAACTTAATTATCCTAAAAAAGCAAAAGATGTTTTAATGGATGTTGATGATACTATGACGGTAGCTTCTATTCGTCAGATAGTTGGAGCCTTTTTAGGAGGTGGTAATATCGCATCGTCTTGGGGTACTTATATGATTCCTGCTGCCATAGCAAAACGACCTATTCCAGGAGGCGCACTCCTTACGGCAATACTGTGCATTTTAGCTTCGGTTTTTGGGTATCCAATGGATTTAGCCATGTGGGAGCCTGTGCTAAGAGTTGCCTTAATTGTTGGTGTGTTTTTACCATTACTTGAAGCAGGGATGCAAATGGTTAAGGAACACAACGATTCTTTAAGTGCGGGTACATGTATTTTTGCTTGTGCCTTTGTAAATCCAGTATTTGGTTGGGCTTTAACCATGTTGCTCGATAATCTTGGCTTAATTGGAGATAGGGAGAGAGCTAAGAAGCTAACCTTGAAAGAACGATTAATTATTCCCGGAGCTATGTTTATAGTTTGTATTGTGTCGCTCGCATTAGTGGGACAGTTACCTGGTATTCCCGGTATATTTTAA